Proteins from a genomic interval of Kozakia baliensis:
- a CDS encoding IS110 family RNA-guided transposase, which yields MTRPNPTPTTAVLVAIDVAKSRNEVLIEVPGNRRRRRLTVANTRTEHDRFIAELQALAPRPVIVGFEPTGHYHRPLAWRLVQAGFDARLISSVALARTREALHNGWDKNDPKDAQVILHMLQIGAAKPYHDPLANEINDIQELSVTHEVISRAKTEVQHRILTHYLPLYFPEIERFKGNTRSDWFFALLEQFPVPAAITALSKEAFVAAAWSVVGRKVSKSRLLGDIWETAHRSIALPVSPDAPAIEMFRVVLGEARRLIAQRDAIEEAAIDLLGDHSDFQRLQQVPGIGPIHALTILAEAGDLRRFRHHRQFLKFCGLDLSTYQSGQYRGKTKLSKRGNARLRRTLWMAAQVAIRQRENSFRDKFDRYVARDRHDPDLRRKAFTAITAKMGRVVHAIIKRGDDYRPFVEGPVPGGGTPLYWCHEGASATL from the coding sequence GTGACCAGACCCAACCCTACACCGACAACAGCTGTTCTCGTCGCTATCGATGTTGCCAAATCACGCAATGAAGTCTTGATTGAGGTGCCCGGTAATCGACGGCGTCGACGCCTGACTGTGGCCAACACGCGCACAGAACATGACCGTTTCATTGCAGAACTGCAGGCCCTGGCACCGCGGCCGGTCATTGTTGGCTTCGAACCGACCGGACATTATCATCGTCCGCTGGCCTGGCGCCTCGTGCAGGCCGGGTTTGATGCACGCCTGATTTCTTCGGTCGCTCTGGCCCGCACGCGAGAGGCGCTGCACAACGGCTGGGACAAGAATGACCCCAAGGATGCACAGGTCATCCTGCACATGCTCCAGATTGGCGCAGCCAAACCATATCATGATCCTCTTGCCAACGAGATCAACGACATTCAGGAATTGTCCGTTACCCATGAAGTGATTTCCCGTGCCAAAACCGAGGTCCAGCACCGGATCCTTACCCACTATCTGCCTCTCTATTTTCCGGAAATTGAGCGCTTCAAGGGCAACACGCGCAGCGACTGGTTCTTTGCCCTCCTTGAGCAATTTCCTGTTCCAGCTGCTATTACCGCGCTCAGCAAGGAGGCGTTTGTTGCTGCCGCCTGGAGTGTTGTTGGGCGCAAGGTCAGTAAATCTCGTCTTCTGGGTGATATCTGGGAAACAGCTCATAGATCGATTGCGCTGCCTGTTTCTCCGGATGCCCCAGCGATCGAGATGTTCCGGGTCGTCCTAGGCGAGGCGCGAAGGCTGATCGCGCAACGTGATGCGATCGAGGAAGCTGCGATTGACCTACTCGGCGATCACAGCGACTTTCAACGCTTGCAGCAGGTGCCGGGGATCGGGCCAATCCATGCCCTGACGATTCTTGCCGAGGCAGGCGACCTGCGGCGATTTCGTCATCACCGGCAATTTCTGAAATTCTGTGGTCTTGACCTGTCAACCTATCAGTCAGGCCAATATCGCGGCAAAACCAAGCTGTCCAAACGCGGCAACGCGCGTCTGCGACGGACACTGTGGATGGCGGCACAGGTCGCCATTCGCCAGCGTGAGAACAGCTTCCGTGACAAGTTCGACCGCTATGTGGCCAGGGACCGGCATGATCCGGACCTGCGCCGCAAGGCGTTCACAGCCATCACCGCAAAGATGGGGCGCGTTGTGCACGCGATCATCAAACGCGGTGACGATTACCGGCCTTTCGTCGAAGGGCCGGTGCCAGGTGGAGGAACCCCTCTCTATTGGTGCCATGAGGGCGCATCTGCGACCCTGTAG